A part of Silvimonas soli genomic DNA contains:
- a CDS encoding slipin family protein, whose amino-acid sequence MNLITVFLVVLLFCIGLAVGQWANLYLALPFFAVALIVAASLKVANVWQKFVILRLGKLQSVKGPGLFAIIPILDNVVAVVDVRIQTTAFNAEQALTRDTVPVNVDAIIFWHVHDAEKAALAITNYREAIDRVAQTSLREMIGSSMLASLLSDRKDADMQLKDEIGKKTAPWGISVSSVEIRDVAIPVALQDAMSRQAQAEREKQARVILGSAEAAIAGKFVEAADIYAGHPAALQLRAMNIIYETTKERGATILIPSAMVDSLNPSTTLALAFGSKAVADPSVERPQRTEAGAQLD is encoded by the coding sequence ATGAATCTCATCACCGTATTTCTGGTAGTTCTGCTTTTCTGCATCGGGCTTGCCGTCGGTCAATGGGCAAACCTCTACCTTGCGCTGCCGTTTTTTGCCGTTGCGCTTATCGTCGCGGCCTCTCTGAAAGTGGCCAACGTCTGGCAAAAATTTGTCATTCTGCGGCTGGGTAAACTGCAGAGTGTGAAGGGCCCGGGTCTGTTTGCGATCATCCCGATCTTGGACAACGTCGTCGCGGTTGTCGACGTGCGCATCCAAACCACGGCCTTCAATGCGGAACAGGCGCTGACCCGGGATACTGTTCCCGTTAATGTCGACGCGATCATCTTCTGGCATGTGCACGATGCAGAAAAAGCGGCCTTGGCCATTACCAATTACCGCGAGGCCATTGACCGCGTTGCACAAACCTCCCTGCGCGAAATGATTGGGTCTTCGATGCTGGCCTCGCTGTTATCTGACCGCAAGGACGCGGACATGCAGTTGAAGGATGAGATTGGCAAAAAAACGGCACCGTGGGGTATCTCAGTCAGTTCGGTAGAAATTCGAGATGTCGCCATTCCGGTGGCATTGCAGGACGCCATGTCACGGCAGGCACAGGCTGAACGCGAGAAACAGGCCAGAGTGATCCTGGGGTCTGCCGAAGCGGCCATCGCCGGAAAATTTGTCGAGGCCGCAGATATATACGCCGGACACCCCGCTGCGCTGCAGCTACGGGCCATGAATATCATTTACGAAACAACGAAAGAGCGCGGCGCTACCATCCTGATTCCAAGCGCCATGGTTGATAGTCTGAATCCTTCAACGACGTTAGCCCTGGCCTTCGGCAGCAAAGCCGTTGCGGACCCTTCCGTGGAGCGGCCGCAGAGAACCGAGGCGGGCGCTCAGTTGGACTGA
- a CDS encoding PAS domain S-box protein, with protein sequence MTNRTLKRFTLLLWGCFSVFAGCMLAFIFYARAENQVRVAYGIQVESLKLATELRQTSEDLTRMVRTYVVTGDPRYSAHYQQILDIRDGRSPRPADYSSVHWDLLPGASPPTDTVAPAALLMRIQSVGFTIPEMNKLSEAKLKSDALVSLERSAMQIADETPNEATTGNATAKRLAAIRMLHDATYLRAKAAIMGPISEFSHMVAMRTAAQVDLAQRHARFMMWIFIIACGALVTLLWQLRASFQAVLGGSVADLQAVMSKDPDPHTLKYTETESLLGRLAEVQLTRENSDGQRRESERALAEAERRFLEIAEAANESICVVQDALIRFANQALLSRIGSEQNELIGVPFIELVYPEDRNELMDRYRHREAGEQNESSSTFRVIGKDGEVFGVSSQAKRFQWAGRPAVMYFLR encoded by the coding sequence ATGACCAATCGGACACTCAAACGATTTACGCTCCTTTTGTGGGGCTGCTTCAGCGTATTTGCTGGTTGCATGCTGGCGTTCATTTTTTATGCCCGGGCAGAGAATCAAGTTCGTGTGGCATACGGGATTCAGGTGGAGTCGCTGAAGCTTGCAACCGAATTGCGCCAGACTTCGGAAGACCTGACCCGCATGGTTCGGACCTACGTGGTCACTGGCGACCCCCGCTATAGCGCCCATTACCAGCAAATTCTGGATATACGTGATGGACGCAGCCCACGGCCGGCTGACTACTCCAGTGTGCACTGGGATCTTCTTCCTGGCGCATCCCCGCCCACTGACACTGTTGCTCCTGCCGCGCTGTTGATGCGCATTCAGTCGGTGGGATTTACCATCCCTGAAATGAACAAATTGTCTGAGGCCAAGCTCAAGTCGGATGCTTTGGTCAGTCTGGAACGGTCTGCCATGCAGATTGCGGACGAGACCCCAAACGAAGCCACAACAGGTAATGCCACCGCGAAACGTCTGGCCGCAATACGCATGCTGCATGACGCAACATACCTACGAGCCAAGGCGGCCATCATGGGGCCAATTAGCGAGTTCAGCCACATGGTAGCCATGCGAACGGCTGCCCAAGTCGATCTTGCACAGCGGCACGCGCGTTTCATGATGTGGATCTTCATTATTGCATGTGGTGCTCTCGTAACCCTGCTGTGGCAATTGCGTGCCAGTTTCCAGGCAGTCCTTGGTGGTTCAGTGGCAGATCTACAGGCGGTCATGAGCAAAGACCCCGACCCGCATACCCTCAAATACACCGAGACTGAGTCGCTTCTGGGGAGGCTGGCAGAAGTACAACTTACACGCGAGAACTCAGATGGTCAGCGTCGGGAATCCGAGCGAGCGCTGGCAGAGGCGGAGCGTCGTTTCCTCGAAATTGCGGAAGCAGCTAATGAGAGCATCTGTGTGGTGCAGGACGCATTGATCCGTTTTGCAAACCAGGCGCTGTTGTCGCGAATTGGAAGTGAGCAAAACGAATTGATTGGGGTCCCGTTTATCGAACTGGTTTACCCCGAAGACCGGAACGAACTAATGGACCGCTACCGCCACCGGGAGGCCGGAGAGCAGAACGAAAGCTCGAGCACCTTTCGTGTTATTGGAAAGGACGGGGAGGTTTTCGGCGTCTCCAGCCAAGCGAAGCGCTTTCAATGGGCTGGACGCCCCGCAGTCATGTATTTTCTTCGTTAG
- a CDS encoding zinc-dependent alcohol dehydrogenase family protein: MKAFVYKGPLSKGLEDRPKPEVVAHTDAIVKISKTTICGTDLHILKGDVPTCEPGRILGHEGVGVVESVGAGVSSFKPGDRVLISCISACGKCDYCRKQMFSHCTTGGWILGNTIDGTQAEFVRIPHADNSLYPIPDGADEEALVMLSDILPTGFECGVLNGKVQPGSTVAIVGAGPIGLATLLTAQFYSPAEIIMVDLDDKRLEVAKRFGATSVINSADGKAVEKIMQQTGHCGVDTAIEAVGIPATFELCEQIIAAGGTIANIGVHGVKVDLHLELLWSRNITITTRLVDTASTPMLLKTLQSHKIDPKLLVTHHFKLDQIMDAYEAFGHAANTGALKVIIEAG, translated from the coding sequence ATGAAAGCATTCGTCTATAAAGGCCCCTTATCCAAGGGTTTGGAGGACAGGCCCAAGCCAGAAGTGGTCGCTCACACAGATGCCATCGTCAAGATCAGCAAAACCACCATTTGCGGCACCGATCTACACATCCTTAAAGGCGATGTCCCGACTTGCGAGCCGGGCCGCATTCTGGGGCATGAAGGCGTTGGCGTTGTTGAATCCGTTGGGGCCGGGGTGAGTTCGTTCAAACCGGGTGATCGGGTATTGATCTCGTGTATCAGTGCTTGCGGCAAGTGCGACTATTGCCGCAAACAGATGTTTTCCCACTGCACCACCGGGGGCTGGATTCTGGGCAATACCATTGATGGCACTCAGGCCGAGTTTGTGCGGATTCCGCATGCCGACAACAGCTTGTACCCGATTCCGGACGGCGCGGATGAAGAGGCGCTGGTGATGCTGAGCGACATTCTGCCGACCGGGTTCGAGTGTGGGGTGCTCAATGGCAAGGTTCAGCCGGGGAGTACCGTGGCCATTGTGGGCGCGGGCCCCATCGGGCTCGCCACCTTACTGACTGCGCAGTTTTATTCCCCGGCTGAAATCATCATGGTCGATCTGGACGACAAGCGACTGGAAGTGGCAAAACGGTTTGGCGCGACATCGGTGATCAATAGTGCAGATGGCAAAGCTGTTGAAAAAATCATGCAGCAGACCGGCCATTGCGGTGTGGATACCGCCATTGAAGCGGTGGGGATTCCGGCTACTTTCGAGCTGTGCGAACAAATCATCGCGGCAGGCGGCACCATCGCCAATATTGGCGTTCATGGTGTCAAGGTGGATTTACACCTGGAACTGCTATGGAGCCGCAATATCACCATCACCACGCGTCTTGTCGATACGGCCAGTACGCCCATGCTGCTCAAAACGCTGCAGTCTCACAAAATCGACCCCAAACTGCTGGTGACCCATCACTTCAAGCTCGACCAGATCATGGACGCCTACGAGGCGTTCGGACACGCCGCCAATACCGGCGCGCTGAAGGTCATTATCGAGGCGGGGTGA
- a CDS encoding class I fructose-bisphosphate aldolase has translation MNAQELELIDTARGLVASGKGLLAMDESNSTCNEEFAELGIAQTMDVRRAWRELIITTPRLAEYISGVILYDETIRQESREGPSFLNVLADTGITPGIKVDLGAKTQAGHPGEKVTEGLDGLRGRLQAYFQMGARFAKWRAVITIGNGLPSQGCIEANAHALARYAALCQEVGLVPIVEPEILMTGEHGIEECGKVTEQVLHAVFNQLYEQRVLLEAMILKPGMVLPGLACPKQETADQVADTTVHCLLRVVPAAVAGVAFLSGGQTGEQASARLNAMAVRFNAYGSPLPWVLTFSFARAIQRPALAIWNGDDTNKAKAQQALLHRARCNWAALRGDYDIAMEGNG, from the coding sequence ATGAACGCCCAGGAGCTGGAATTGATTGATACGGCCCGGGGGCTCGTTGCGTCCGGCAAAGGTCTGCTCGCCATGGACGAAAGCAATTCAACCTGTAACGAAGAATTTGCTGAACTGGGTATTGCACAGACGATGGATGTCCGACGCGCCTGGCGTGAATTGATCATCACGACACCGAGACTGGCTGAATACATCAGCGGGGTCATCCTGTATGACGAAACCATTCGGCAAGAAAGCCGGGAAGGCCCGTCTTTTCTCAATGTGCTCGCCGATACGGGCATAACCCCGGGGATCAAGGTTGATCTGGGCGCCAAAACACAGGCGGGTCATCCCGGCGAGAAAGTAACGGAGGGTCTGGACGGCTTGCGCGGACGGTTGCAGGCGTATTTCCAGATGGGAGCCCGGTTCGCCAAGTGGCGAGCGGTGATAACCATCGGCAATGGCTTGCCCAGTCAGGGCTGTATTGAGGCCAATGCCCACGCCTTGGCGCGCTATGCCGCGCTCTGCCAGGAGGTGGGTTTAGTGCCGATCGTTGAGCCAGAAATATTAATGACCGGAGAACATGGGATCGAGGAGTGCGGCAAGGTCACTGAACAGGTCTTGCATGCGGTCTTTAACCAGTTATATGAGCAGCGAGTATTGCTAGAGGCCATGATCCTGAAACCGGGGATGGTACTGCCCGGGCTGGCTTGCCCCAAGCAGGAAACCGCAGATCAGGTGGCGGATACAACCGTCCATTGTTTGTTACGCGTGGTACCGGCTGCCGTCGCCGGGGTTGCTTTTCTGTCAGGAGGGCAAACGGGTGAGCAAGCCTCAGCGCGCCTGAACGCCATGGCCGTGCGTTTCAACGCTTATGGATCGCCATTGCCATGGGTGCTGACGTTTTCCTTCGCCCGCGCAATCCAGCGGCCCGCGCTGGCCATCTGGAACGGTGATGACACCAATAAAGCAAAGGCGCAGCAAGCATTGTTACACCGCGCCCGCTGTAACTGGGCGGCATTACGTGGCGACTATGACATCGCGATGGAGGGCAATGGATAA